CGATGATCCGGGAGGTGGGGCGGTCGGGGAAGCGCAGGAAGTACGACGGCGGGTTGACCGTGTCTGCGGCGTCGTGCAGCCGGTAGGCGGCCTCGACCAGTTCCACGAGCTGCTTCTCGCGCCCGTTCAGTGCTCGCTGTACCTGTTCACCGGTGATCACCGCGAACGTCGGCACGGAAACCGGCGCGGGCGTGGCCTGCCGGTCCGCCGACGACAGTACGTCGGTCATCGCTCGCTCGCCTCCGGGGTCGACGTGTGGTCGGCCGGCCGAAGGGGCTCGGCCATGCCCACCAGTACCTGCCGCTCTCCGGTGAAGGCCTCCCTGCTGTGCGCGGTGCGGATGTTGTCCACGAGCAGCAGGTCGCCGGCCTGCCAGGGTTCGCGCCGGGTGTGTGCCTCGTAGGCGGAATTGATCAGCCGGACGACGTCCTCGCCGATCGGGCTGCCGTCGCCGTAGCGGGTGTTGAAGGGCAGTGCGTCCTGGCCGTAGACGTCCACCAGGTACTCGCGCACCTCCGGGGCCAGTGTCCATTCGTTGAGGAAGGCGATCTGGTTGAACCAGCAGCGCCGGCCGGTGAGCGGGTGCCGGACGACGGCGCTGCGGCGCTGCTCGGTGCGCAGTGTCCCGTCGGACTGCCAGGTGAAGTCGATGGCGTTGGCCCGGCAGTAGCGCTCGATCTCGGCGCGGTCGCCGGTGCCGAACGACTCCACCAGGCTGGCCCCGATCTCGTCGTTGTAGGTGCGGGTCAGTACCCAGCCCTCCCGCCCGAACCGTTCGGTGAGTCCGGTGGGCAGCGCCCGCAGCACCTCTTCGGCATCGGCCACCGCCGTCGCCCCGCCCTGCTCGGGTGCGGTCAGGCAGGCGAACAGCATCAGGCCGGGCACCTGAAGCGGGTAACTGAGCTCGTGGTGCATGCACATGGGCTGGTTGGCGGGCCAGGTCGTGGACGCGTACAGCCCGGGCAGGTGGGCCTGACGGGGGGCGAAGGCCTCCCTCTCCGTCATCAGACCGCCGGTCAGACGCGCGAAGACGGCACCGACCTGGTCGATGTCCCGCAGCCCGAGGCCACGGACGATCAACGCCCCGTGCTCGGTGACCTGCGCGCGCAGCGCCTCGCGGTACTCGGCCGCCCAGCTCGGGGCGTCGTCGAGGGGATCGACGTGCAGCAGCGCCGGCCTGTCCGGTCTCAGCTCCACGTCGAGCGCTGATGCCAGGGATGAGAACGGCATCTCGGAATTCCTTTCGGTCGACCGCCTGGGATGCGACGGGTCTCAGGAGGAGGCAAGTGGTACGACGGTGCCCAGGACGGCCTGTGCCGCCTCGGCCGGACGGGTGCGAAGGAAGTGGTGGCCCCCGTCCGCGAGTTCGTGCAGATCGACGTGTTCGGCCAGGAGCAGCCAGTCCCGGTGGTGGTCGGCGTATCCGGCGGTGTACGGGTCGTCGGCGGCGACGACCACCGTGACCGGCGCGGACAGCCGCACCGGCGGCGGCGCTTCGAGGGCCTCGCGGAAGTAGCGGTGGGCACAGACACAGTCGTGCCGGTAGGCCGCACCGATGTGTTCGGCGTGCCGCTCGTTCAGCTCCGCCAGTTCCGTGTAGCCGCCGTCCGCGGCCAGCCGCGCCGCGATCTCGGCGTCGGTACGGTTCGTCAGTTCACCGATGGCGGTGTGCCGGTCGGCGGCCGTGCCGAGCAGGTGCGCTCCGAGGAACACCCGTGTCACGCGCACGCCGCGCCGCTCAAGCCTCCTGGCCGTCTCCATGGCCGGCGCGGCCCCCGAGGAATGACCCCACAGCATGACCCGGGTCAGGCCCCGCGCGGTGATCTCGGCGGCGACCTGCTCGGCCACCTGCTCGATCGACGCGAACGGCTCGGGGTGTGCGGCCAGGTTGTGACCGGGGAGGTCCACGGCGAGGACCGCCACTCCGCCGGCGGCCAGCGCGCTCGCCATCGGCTGGTAGTTGACCGCGTTGCCGCCCGCGTAGGGGAAGCACACCAGCGCGCACTCCGGCACACCGCTGCCGTCCGACAGGGGCAGCAGCAGCTCCGGGCGCTGCCCGGCCGTGCCGTCGATGAGGGCGGCCAGGTCGGCGAGCACCGGGTGCCGGGTGATGTCCTTCAGGGACACCACGCGGTCGAGCGCGAGGGTGAGTCTGACCGCGGTCAGGGAGGTGCCACCGGAGTCGAAGAAGTGGTCCGTGCGGCCGATCTGCTGCTCGGGCACCCCGAGCAGTTCGGCCCAGGCCGCGGCCAGCCTCCGCTCGGTCGGGCCGAGCGGGCCGGTGTCGTCCCCCGGTTCCCTTTCCGGTGCCGACGCTTCGGCCAGTCCGGTCAGGGCCTTTCGGTCGATCTTGCCGTTGGCGGTCAGCGGAAGGCTGTCCTGCCAGTGGAAGGCCGACGGGACCATGTAGGCGGGCAGCGCCGCGCCGAGGGCCTCGCGCAGGGCCTCCGGCTGCCGCCGGCTGCCGCAGTAGAAGGCGATCAGCTGCTTGCCGCCGCCGGACCGCTCGGCGACGACCACCGCGCCGTCCCGTACTCCGTCCACCCGCAGCAGGGAGTTCTCGATCTCGCCGATCTCGATCCGGAAGCCGCGGATCTTGACCTGGCTGTCCCGGCGGCCGAGGAACTCCAGCTTGCCGCCCGGGTGCCAGCGCCCCCAGTCCCCGCCCAGGTAGAGCCGTTCACCGGGCCGGTACAGGTCCGTCCGGTACGCCTCCCGGGTCCGCTCGGGGTCGTTGACGTACCCCCGGCCGACGCAGACACCGGAGAACGCGATCAGCCCGGGGGCGCCCAGCGGGACCAACGACAGCTGCTCGTCGACGACGTAGACGCGCACGTTGTTGACGGGCCGCCCGAGCAGCACCCGGTCGGGTACCTCCTGAAGGACCTCGTGGTTGGTGTCGTCCGAGGTCTCCGTCAGGCCGTAGGCGTTGAGCAGCGCGATGCCCGGCTGGACCGCGAACCAGCGCTGGACCAGCTCCCGTTTGAGTGCCTCGCCGGTCACCGACACACACCGCAGGTCCGGCAGCGTACGCGGGTGCTGCTCCAGATACGAGACCACGACCTCGAGATAGGACGGCACGACCTGCGCCACGCCGACCCGGCCGCGCTCCAGTGTGTCGACGAACCGCTCCACGTCCGTGATCACGTCCTGCTCGACCAGCAGGGTCCGCCCGCCGGCCAGCAGCGGGGCCATGAGCTGCCACAGGGAGATGTCGAAGCACTGCGGGGCCGTCTGCGCCACCACGCATCCCTCGCCGATCGCCAGGTCGTCGATCTTGGCGTGGAGATGGTTGAGCATGCCCGCGTGCTCGCACATCGCCCCCTTCGGCTCGCCGGTGGAGCCGGACGTGAAGTAGATGTAGGCGAGTTGGCCGGGGTCGACCCGAACGCCGAGGTCGTCGTCGGCGTGCGGTTCGGCGTACGCCGTGTCGACCGGCAGCTTCTCGACGGCCGGCAGGGTGGCCAGCGCCTGGTCGAGGGTGTGGGTGCTGCCGGATTCGGTCAGGACCAGCCGGCATCCCGCTCGCGACAGCATCGCCGCGATACGGCCGGCCGGGAAGTGCGGCTCGATCGGCAGGTATACGCCGCCCGCCTTGAACACCGCCAGCACCGCCGCCGGCCAGTCGAGGTTGCGCTCGGTGACGACGGCGACCACGTCCTCCCGGCCCAGGCCCCTCGCCAGCAGCGCCCGCGCCAGCCTGTTCGCGCGCCGGTCGAGCTCGCCGTACGTCCACTCGTGCTCGCCGTGTACGACCGCCACGGCCTGCGGATGCGCCCGCACCCGCTGCTCGAACAGTTCGTGTACTCGCGCGTCCGGCAGCCGCCGGCGGGGCCCGGCCAGGCCCTCCAGCTGCTCGCGTTCCTCCTCGGCCGACAGCAGACTCTGTCGTGTGTGGTCGGCGTCCGGATCCTCCGTCATCAGCCGCAGCGCCGTCAGGTGGTAGCCGCCGATACGCGCCGCGGCCTCGGCGTCCAGTACGTCCGTGCGGTACCGCAGGCGCAGCATCAGCCGCCCGCCCCGCTCGGACCAGCGCACGTGCAGCACACCGTCGTCGGCGTGGGCCTCGTCGGCTCCGATGGGACCGAACACGACCTCGTACGGCGGCTCCGTCGGTCCCAGTTCCCGGCGCAGCTTCTCCACCGGGAACTCCCGGTGCGCCAGTACCTCCGCCTCGGCGTGCTGGGCGGCCGACAGCAGGGTCTGCCAGGACCCCGGGGGGACGGCCGCCCGGCACGGCAGCGGTTCGCCGCGCACCCCGGTGGTGTATCCCGTGACCACGTCCGGCTCGGCGGACAGTACGGCCAGCACCTTGACGTGCGCGGCCAGCATCAGCGCGCTCACCGGCACTCCCCGGTGCCGGACCAGTGAATGCACCGCCTCCGTCACGTCGTCCGGGACGGGCATCTCGTGCTCGGCCGCTCCTGCGACCGGCTCCCGAACCCACCGTGGCACCGTGGTGACACCGCCGGCGGTCAGTACCCGGCTCCAGAACTCCCGGTCCGCTTCCACGCGCGTTCCCATCGAAAGACCTTCCTCAACTCACGGTCGCCGTGGTGGCGTTGGCTGTCGACGTTGCCCGGCCGATGCCGGTGGACCGGCTGCCGTTCTCCGGCATGTCCACCGCGGGGTTACCGCCCCACTGTGCGTTCCGGGGGACTTCCTCGCCCTTCATGAGGAAGGAATCGGGTGCCAGTACCGAGCCGTCGCCCATGGTCACGCCGTAGTGCACATGGGCGCCGACGCCCAGGGTGCAGCCGGCGCCGAGCGTGGTCCGGTCCGACTTGAAGGTGCCGTCCTCCTGCGAGTGGCACTGGATCTTGCTGCCGGCGTTGAGGGTGCAGTCGTCGCCGATGGTGGCGAGCGTCCGCTCCGTCAGATAGCAGCCGTCGTCGAACACCCTGCTGCCGATGCGCACGCCCAGCAGCCGCCAGACCAGGCTCTTGAAAGGGGTTCCGTTGAAGATGTCGAGGAAGTGGTCCGGAACCTTCCACAGCCGTTCGTGCCACCAGAAGTACGGGTCGTAGATGGAGCACAACCGGGGGCGCAGCGCACGGAACGATGTGATGCAGCGCTCCACCAGGATGAAGTACCCGGTGGAGAAGGCGAGCGTGATCGCCAGGTATCCGGCGATCACCACGTGTCCGACCACGCCGTACAGGTCCACGGAGGCGAGAGCGAACAGGGTGAGCGCGAAGGTGTGCAGCCAGCGCACGAGCAGCATGAGCAGCATGGAGCGCAGGTTGTAGCGGTTCTTCGCGGCGAGCCGGCGGCGGAACGTGTCGCCCGTCCTGAGGTGGTCGAACCGTGCGTCACGGTCCACCGAGCGGGGGATCTCGAAGCACGGTGAGCCGAGGAGCCCCACGCCTTCACGGACCTCGCCGTCCATGGGGATCATCACCTTCGTCGCGAGCAGGCAGTTGTCCCCCGTCCTGCCGTCCGCCGGATAGGCGATGTTGTTGCCCAGGAAGTTGTGCGGCCCGATCGACACCCGGGACAGCCGGAAGGATGTGCTGGAGAAGTCGGCGTTGATGATCGAGAGTCCGTCGGCGACCATCGTTCCGCTGCCGACGGAGACCAGCAGCGGCGTCTCGTGCTGCACTTCGGTGCCGAAGTTCGACCCGGTCTGCTCGACCCGTGACAAGTCGTATCCGATGCCGCGGAGGTAGTGCACGATGTAGGAGCTGTCACCGAAGAGCCAGGCGAAGAACCTGACGTTCGTCATGCGCGCCGTGGTCCGGTGCAGCGCGTAGTGGAAGCCGTAGAGCGGATAGACCTTGTCGGGCTTGACGACCAGGCCCACCAGACGCGGAAGGGTGCACAGGGCCACCAGCCCCAGGGTGGCGCACCCGAAGAACAGCACGAGGGAGAGCACCAGCGCGTCGGAGAACAGTTCCGACCGGGACAGTGCGGCCGTCTGCGGGTCGAGTCGCTTGCCGATCGCCGGTACCTCGGTGAACAGCATGTACGCCCCGCCGACGAACAGCGG
Above is a genomic segment from Streptomyces fodineus containing:
- a CDS encoding TauD/TfdA family dioxygenase, yielding MPFSSLASALDVELRPDRPALLHVDPLDDAPSWAAEYREALRAQVTEHGALIVRGLGLRDIDQVGAVFARLTGGLMTEREAFAPRQAHLPGLYASTTWPANQPMCMHHELSYPLQVPGLMLFACLTAPEQGGATAVADAEEVLRALPTGLTERFGREGWVLTRTYNDEIGASLVESFGTGDRAEIERYCRANAIDFTWQSDGTLRTEQRRSAVVRHPLTGRRCWFNQIAFLNEWTLAPEVREYLVDVYGQDALPFNTRYGDGSPIGEDVVRLINSAYEAHTRREPWQAGDLLLVDNIRTAHSREAFTGERQVLVGMAEPLRPADHTSTPEASER
- a CDS encoding non-ribosomal peptide synthetase encodes the protein MGTRVEADREFWSRVLTAGGVTTVPRWVREPVAGAAEHEMPVPDDVTEAVHSLVRHRGVPVSALMLAAHVKVLAVLSAEPDVVTGYTTGVRGEPLPCRAAVPPGSWQTLLSAAQHAEAEVLAHREFPVEKLRRELGPTEPPYEVVFGPIGADEAHADDGVLHVRWSERGGRLMLRLRYRTDVLDAEAAARIGGYHLTALRLMTEDPDADHTRQSLLSAEEEREQLEGLAGPRRRLPDARVHELFEQRVRAHPQAVAVVHGEHEWTYGELDRRANRLARALLARGLGREDVVAVVTERNLDWPAAVLAVFKAGGVYLPIEPHFPAGRIAAMLSRAGCRLVLTESGSTHTLDQALATLPAVEKLPVDTAYAEPHADDDLGVRVDPGQLAYIYFTSGSTGEPKGAMCEHAGMLNHLHAKIDDLAIGEGCVVAQTAPQCFDISLWQLMAPLLAGGRTLLVEQDVITDVERFVDTLERGRVGVAQVVPSYLEVVVSYLEQHPRTLPDLRCVSVTGEALKRELVQRWFAVQPGIALLNAYGLTETSDDTNHEVLQEVPDRVLLGRPVNNVRVYVVDEQLSLVPLGAPGLIAFSGVCVGRGYVNDPERTREAYRTDLYRPGERLYLGGDWGRWHPGGKLEFLGRRDSQVKIRGFRIEIGEIENSLLRVDGVRDGAVVVAERSGGGKQLIAFYCGSRRQPEALREALGAALPAYMVPSAFHWQDSLPLTANGKIDRKALTGLAEASAPEREPGDDTGPLGPTERRLAAAWAELLGVPEQQIGRTDHFFDSGGTSLTAVRLTLALDRVVSLKDITRHPVLADLAALIDGTAGQRPELLLPLSDGSGVPECALVCFPYAGGNAVNYQPMASALAAGGVAVLAVDLPGHNLAAHPEPFASIEQVAEQVAAEITARGLTRVMLWGHSSGAAPAMETARRLERRGVRVTRVFLGAHLLGTAADRHTAIGELTNRTDAEIAARLAADGGYTELAELNERHAEHIGAAYRHDCVCAHRYFREALEAPPPVRLSAPVTVVVAADDPYTAGYADHHRDWLLLAEHVDLHELADGGHHFLRTRPAEAAQAVLGTVVPLASS
- a CDS encoding Pls/PosA family non-ribosomal peptide synthetase; this encodes MVEQSPEVVSEPGEPAVALSGTGPSGAETERKLAQTLADVLGVDRVEADRHFFTDLGANSLVMAQFCARIRKTADLPSPSMKDIYRYPTIQSLAAALGEAAPAPVDPAVASPAPAPMPSPASKPRRTRRNHILCGTFQSLFFLGYSLVSGFVTAEGYEWIATGSGLADVYLRSLLFGGLGFVALCAFPVVAKWLLIGRWRPAEFPVWSLTYLRFWLVKALLHANPMVFLTGTPLYVLYLRALGARIGKGVTILSPSVPVCTDLLTIGAGTVIRKDSFFLGYRAHAGHIQTGRITLGRDVYVGEKTVLDIDTSMGHGAQLGHASALHRGQAVPDAEHWHGSPAEPTPTDYVRVAPAACGTVRRAWFGLGTLMQLFLLYIPLFVGGAYMLFTEVPAIGKRLDPQTAALSRSELFSDALVLSLVLFFGCATLGLVALCTLPRLVGLVVKPDKVYPLYGFHYALHRTTARMTNVRFFAWLFGDSSYIVHYLRGIGYDLSRVEQTGSNFGTEVQHETPLLVSVGSGTMVADGLSIINADFSSTSFRLSRVSIGPHNFLGNNIAYPADGRTGDNCLLATKVMIPMDGEVREGVGLLGSPCFEIPRSVDRDARFDHLRTGDTFRRRLAAKNRYNLRSMLLMLLVRWLHTFALTLFALASVDLYGVVGHVVIAGYLAITLAFSTGYFILVERCITSFRALRPRLCSIYDPYFWWHERLWKVPDHFLDIFNGTPFKSLVWRLLGVRIGSRVFDDGCYLTERTLATIGDDCTLNAGSKIQCHSQEDGTFKSDRTTLGAGCTLGVGAHVHYGVTMGDGSVLAPDSFLMKGEEVPRNAQWGGNPAVDMPENGSRSTGIGRATSTANATTATVS